From the genome of Glycine soja cultivar W05 chromosome 14, ASM419377v2, whole genome shotgun sequence:
GAAAACTGATATGAAGGAAACACCCAattctaatttaaatattttttttgcctatGTCATGCTTGTTGCCATGTTCCTCCACTCACTCCAATTTCACTGTTTATTCAATtagatttgatattttaatgtaTTGTTTCATGGTTATAACTTCCAAGTATTGGTATTTGTAATAACTTATGAAGCTGCTAAGCCCTTGTTCTTGTTGCACCACAGAATGAAGACACTAGTGGAGTACTTCAAAATATCTTTAGATTGCTTTTTTGCTGTATGGTTTGTTGTTGGAAATGTATGGATCTTTGGGGGACATTCATCTGCCAATGAAGCTCCTAATTTGTACAGGTAGCCTTTTATTCATTCTTGCATTTAATCTTCTGATTTTCAGATCCTGAAATTATATCTGCTTCATATCTCTTGGCAGGTTATGTATAGTGTTTCTTGCATTTAGCTGCATTGGTTATGCTATGCCCTTCATTTTCTGTTCAACAATCTGCTGTTGTCTCCCTTGTATAATTTCTATCCTTGGGGTTAGAGAGGATATGTCACAAAACAGAGGGGCAACTTCTGAATCTATTAATGCTTTGCCGATTTACAAGTTcaagatgaagaaaaataaaagaaatggcaATGGCAACTCAGCTGCTGCCGAAGGTGGAGTTGTGGCTGCAGGAACTGAAAAAGAGCATGTGATATCTGGAGAAGATGCGGTAAGCACCATCAGATCTTTAGATATAAATTCAGCATACTTCATTAAAACTTTAGATAGTAAATTACACTTTCCTTTGAGAAATGCATAATAACGCCGCCGCCCCCCCtgtctctattttttaaaataacattccCTTTCCTTAACCCATCATTTGGTCACGAGGAAAGACAGGGAAGGAATGGGAGAGGATAGATgagaaaagaaatagagaagAAATATAGGTGATTTGGTTGAAGAGAAATAGAGTAGAAATAGAATGATTAGATTTATGAAAAAACCCTTTTACCCTTACaagattaatgtttttttttctttttaactgtGGATCCAATAGCTGTTGGCAAGTGGAACTATCCCACTGAGGCCATCCTGGAGAAGCTTTTGATAGACTCCACTTAGGGgtctttatctttttatttttgtttgttatttgttCCCTTCTTTGTATTTGTATTCAACCAAAAAAAGAAGCCATAACTGATTGtgcttctctaaaaaaaattaacattctcATCAAAACAATAGTGTTAGGAGAGAACAAAGTAGAACCTAAAAAACacaacaccaaacaaaaaaacagatCTCAGCAAGTCAGACCAGATCTGTAATGGCGTTGGAATGTAAAagcaatttgaattttcaacacgGATTCTGCCATGAAATCCGTCGTTGTGGTGGATCTCGACGTGGAGGAGGACTCGCACGATTTGATGGCGTTCGACAGAGGTAAGGTGGATCTTGACGAAGAGGAAGAGTCACTGTGTAGACGAACATTCTCACCACTTCCAGAGAGACCTACATGGACGGAGATGGGGATGATGAAAGAaagtgagggagagagagaaagagggcaGTAAAGTAAAATACCGAATTTCTTTGCTAATCTTCTCATCGGAGAGTGGGTCCCAcacaattcaaaaaaatttcttgcCTATCTTTGCACAACCAAACCTGGGAAGTCTGtacctttttcttctcttcctatCTTTTCTTATGTATTTTGGTGCAACCAAACGATGGGTAAGGGATGAAAATGTGCTAAAGTGTATTTCTGGTTAAATAGAGGTGAAGAATAAAACCAGTTAGTGCAGTCAAGTAGTTAGGGACGTCTAACTGAATTAGTTGGGAAAAGTAGAGAAATAAGGAAATGAAAAAGATGTGGAGAGTGCATGATATGGCAGAGTATGAGAAAAAGGAGGGGGGGGGGGCAGACTTATATTGTAACTCTCACCTGAACTCTCTAGGATCAAAACCAGAGGCGAGAGAATTGCAATAAAATTCCATTCTTTACTTGTTTCACTCTCATCATTATAAGAGGTTCCAAATCCTGGGGGTTCTCTCATGGTTCACTCAAGAGTGGAAGCATGACTGTACTATGTGGAAAGAACcttcaaaatattgattagaaaaaaagattgaaaatagTATGGTAGTGAGAAGTGCAAGAATCAAGTCTCCAGAAATTGGAAGAGATTCTTGAAAGATTATTGCAGAAACCAAATGGTGAGTTGAATTGAGTGAACTCATAATTGGAACAGATTCATAAAAGATTATTGCAAAACCTGATGATGGTGAGTGTAATCAGTGAACAAATAAGGAGAAACCTGATGATGGTGAGTGCATTATTCCTACTTTGGACTTGGCTTAGAAACTTGGAGAAGGACTTCACAATTCACTACAATCAGTGATCTAGTAGTATTCGACAAGGTTTTTTGCATAACTAGAGGATAGAACAAGTAGGATAACAGTAACTACATACTACAACAGCAGCTCTTGAATGTTTCCCTTGCAGATTTTATTTGTCTGCTCAAGGATCCATTTGTAGGGTTGTAAATACATATGTAccttagtacctctggtactttttattatatatataaaattacttttgctgatcaaaaaaaaaaaaaaaggaggaagTCGCATGGTGGAAGGGGATGCAAGAAATGAAGGGAGCAAAGAGTGAAGGAGGGAAGTGAAAATTCCATTGTTAATGGGAGATGATGGATGAGAGTGGGTCAATCTGGTTGAGTGATATTTCGACCTCATGGGGTGGCTGATAGTGATAGTGCAGACTATGACAGTGGTTGTGGAGGGTAGAGTCTTGTCGTGTTCTGATGGAGGGTCTATGCTTGCAGAAACTAGCGTGGATGGTCTTTGGGATGCAGGATTTGAAGGTAATGAAAATTTAACTTATGGTCAAATACATAATTTGGTAGTGGATACAGGACACAGGTTTGTACTGAtttcaaattacaaaataaaattcgaaAAGAAAAGGTGACCAGTAAGCAAGAGGTGGGAACCTTTTGTCAACAATATGGGATAGAAACTATTAGAGCTCCCAGTGCTatacagaaaagaaaaattagaaaacaatcTAAACCAATAAATGCTTATAGAAAACCTTACCAAAATAGTAGATAAAAAGGACATAAAAAAACTGCATCAACAAGTAAATTACTCTAATACCATGTTAGAAACGATGTCAAAACAATTAAcaagaatagaaaataaaaattgtatggATATGCCAAGTTCCTCAAAATTTAACGGACCAATAAAATCTCCTAACCAaccaatttataaattaaataatgtacCTCAAGAATCTAGAAGCTATTAGATTTAAGAGTCATGTGGAAGTAAATATAGAGGATATAGAAAGGACACGAACAGATACTATGGCTTTACAATTATCAGCGAAGTAACTGAATCCTAGAGCATTAGGCTTTGAGTGGCGCCCATCATCACTAAGACTCGCTGTTGGTAAGGAGCAAGAGGTAAAGATGGTTAGAGAGAGAAacagagtgagagagagagaaagagagggagagagataCAGAGATAGCGAGAGACAGAGATTCAGAGAGGGAGAGAGTGTGAGACCTTACGATAGGTACAGTGCGAGAGTGTGGGATAGAGAAAGggtgagaaagagagagggtaGACCGAGGGAGAGAGTATACACACAGAGAGCCGTAGATGACAGGAACTTTCTCCATCGACGTGAGCTTAGGAGCAACACAGTGCGCTCTTATCGGGCTGATGAAGACTTCATACGACCAAAAAGACGATCATCCTCACGCATTGCATACGTTGACCAGGAGGATTAGAGtcttgatgatgacaatcatggTACCTGGGTTGAAGTAACGCGTAAGAAGAAACTGAAAGAGATGACCAATAGAGGTGGAACGGGTCGTGGCAGCCATCAACAGGTAGGACAGAAGGCGACATGGAGAGATAAGGCTGATATCACAACCTTCTACTTCTCTAGATTCCCCGAAGGGATGATGGAGAAGGGCATGTGGCGCATCTTCCAGAAGTGGGGAAAGGTGTGGGAAGTCTTTATCCCCAGAACCAAGAATAAGTTGGGTCACAGGTTTGGTTTTGTGAGGTTTAAAGAAGTGATGGATGAGCAAAGACTGGAGAGGCAGCTTGATAACAACATTTTCATTGATGGGGTGAAAGTCTTCGTTAATAGACCAAAGTTCGAAAGAGGGAAGGTGGTAAACTCCTGGGAAAAAGGGACTTCTAGTCATGGTGAGGGGGATATTCCCCAGATATACAAAGATGGTAATGGGGTTAAAGTTGCTCAGGTGGAAAACAATATCCGTGTTAAACATCGATCATATGCTAAGGTTGTGAAGGAACCTGCACATGGTGCAACGGAACCTATGTACCCGTTGGTAGGTATGCCGGGGTCCGACAAGACGAAATACAGCCCAGTCATCCTGCAATCAACCAAGGCGTCCTCTGAGTGGATTTCTAAGGCCTGGACAGCAAGACTAAAGAACAGGGGTATGTTTGAGAGGTTGGAGGAGGAGTTGAAATGGGTGGTTGAAGACGATATTAATCCTTGCTATTGGGTGGATGACTGGGTCATCTTCCCGGACATGGATGAATCAAAGGCTGCCCGCCTCATAGACCAGGAGAAGGAGCACGGGTCTACCCCTATATCGGAGCTCCAGAAATGGTCTCCGGAGATAAGACCCACACATAGACTCACCTGGGTTCTTCTCTGGGGTCTTCCGCTGACAGTGTGGGATGAGGAGCTCATGACGAAGGTGCTGGCGGAGGTGGGGGAGGTGGTTGAAGTAGATGAATACGTGGAGGCTAGGCGGCGTCTGGATGTGGCGCGTATTCTCGTACGGACGCAGAAGGAACCTTCGTTCCAGGCGAGTATTCCGGTCATCATTGATGGGGTCGAGTACGTTCTCCAAGTCGTGGAGGACATGACGAGCTTGGGTAGGTCGAAGAAGCACCCTTGCCATGTATCCTGGTTTCCCCCTTCCCCATACTCGACCCAGCCAAACACCCCGGCAACAGGGGAGGAGCCCCACCCAAGAGTCTTCTCCGACGCCGATTTCCCCGATGGTGTTTCCGACGACAACCTAGGTGGAGATTTCGACGACAGGGGAGGACATGATGACGCCGATTTCCCCGACGCTATCCTTCCGCCTAATCCGCGCAGAGACCACTAGGTAAAGACCCTGGCTCATAGCTGCAGGGACCGGTCCTTCACCATTGATGACGTGGAACCATTTCAGAAGGGCAAAGTTCAAATTATGAACGGTATAGGGGCAGAGGTGGCGTTGACATCTTCCAACGGCCAACTTTCCCGAAATGGGGCAGCCTTAAATGAAGAAGCTGAAAGGGATATGCAGGGTATCATGTTAAAGGCAAAGCATACTGTCAAAGACAGCCTTTTAGACCAGGCCCATTTGACTTACACTCTTGTGGATACCCAACATAGGTCAGAAAAAGGTTCCGCAGAGGACAAAGAGGAAGCTTTGCCCCTTGCGGCAAACATACCTTACGAAGCTCAAGTCATGGATAAGGACAAGGGTACTGCTACCCATCTTCCCTCTGAGTTGGTAGCTGAGGAATTGGGCCAGCTTATAGGCCCAACCTCTTCAGTTAATAAAGTGTATGTGAGAAGAAAAGAGATGATGAAAAGTAAATCTAAAGCCCATCAGGTGGAGGACCCTTTTGAGGTTTGCAATTCAGAGCCTCACGCTGAGTTTATGTCTCCTTTACAACACAAGCCAGATTTAATTGCAGGCCCTATGGTTGATGTTCTGACCCATATACCGAAGGACTCTTTTCACACGCAATGTGCCCTTCTAAAGGAAATGGGATTATCCTGTGAGAATCAAGACAGCAAGGTAGAGGAGTTGTTATTATCCATGGAGAACAGAGATGCTTTGATGGCAGGAGAGAggggaataaaaaaaacacaatcatGATTATACTCTCTTATAATTCAAGAGGTTTGGGGAGGGGGGTCAAGTGGACTGCTATAAGAAGAATTATTTCAAAACACAAGGTGGACCTTGTGTGCATCCAAGAGACTAAAAGGGGGATTTTTAATAAGTATATTTGTCAGGCCATTTGGGGGGATCCTACTGCTCAATGGGATTATGTTCCCTCAGTGCAAGCTGCTGGGGGGTTGTTATGTATGTGGAATAATTCCACCTTGGAGGTTGTAAGGAGGGTGAAAAGTAGGAGCTTCTTAATGCTTGAAGGGAGATGCATTCCCAATGATCAGAGGCTGGTGATTGTAAACGTTTATGCTCCATGTGACCTTGAAGGGAAGAAAGCTTTATGGGATGAGTTAAGGCAGTTGAAAGCCTCTAACCCAGGGGGCCTGTGGTGTGTTCTTGGGGTCTTTAACAGCATTAGAAGTGCAGAGGAAAGAGTCAGCTTATCCCAAAGAAGGATAGACCCCCATGATATCTCAGCCTTTAATCAGTGGATTTCTGATTTGGATCTTCAGGAAATTAAATCTGTTGGGCCTAACTATACCTGGATTAGGCCTAATGGTTATGTGAAAAGTAGGCTTGATAGGTTCTTGGTCTCGGATCAATGGTTGTCTTTGTGGCCTGACTGCTGTCAACATGTTCTGCAAAGGGACTTATCAGATCATTGTCCAATCATTCTGCAAACTAACATGGTGGACTGGGGCCCTAAACCCTTTAGGGTCTTTGATTGGTGGCTGCAACAGAAGCAATATCAGAAACTGGTGACAGACACCTGGAATAATGACCAGCAGGGTGGTTGGGGGAGTAttgctttaaaaaataagttgaaaaACTTGAAAGTTGTCTTAAAGCAGTGGAGTAAGGGGGAGGGGAATGttgatgttaacaaaatatCCATCATCCAGAAGAAACTTAATGAGATGGAGGACTTAACTTCTAATCGTATTCTGTCTGACCAAGAGATCCAAATTAGAAATTCCCTTCAGCAGGACCTTTGGAATGCTTCAATTGCATTGGAATCTTTGTTGAGACAAAAGTCTAGGATATCGTGGTTGAAAGAGGGGGACTGCAATTCTGGGTATTTCCACAGAATGATAAATTATCGGAGAGCCTACAATGCTATTCCAGGAATTTATATTGAAGGAGTGTGGGTTCAGCAACCTAATTCAGTGAAGAAGGCAGCTGTTAATTACTTTCAGTCCAGATTTACAGAACTGAATTACTCAAGGCCGCAATTGGATGGGGTCCCTTTTAGATCTATATCTCAAGAGCAACGAGAGCATCTGACTTTTCCCTTCTCTGACCAAGAGATCAAAGAAGCAGTGTGGAGTTGTGGAGGTGACAAATGCCCCGGGCCAGATGGCCTTAATTTCAactttatcaaaaaaatttggGATATCTTGAGACCAGATTTTAGAAGATTTGTGGATGAGTTCTATGCTCATGCCAGCTTTCCTAGAGGCACCAATGCTTCCTTTGTGGCTCTAATTCCTAAGATGAATCATCCTCAATCCTTCAATGATTACAGGCCTATTTCCTTGATAGGCTGTATGTATAAGGTTATAGCTAAGTTGCTGTCTAACAGACTGAGATCTGTCATGGATGGGCTAATTGATGAAAGGCAGTCAGCCTTTATTAAAGGAAGACACATCCTTCATGGTATTCTGATCCTTAATGAAGTGGTTGAGGAAGCAAGGAGAAATAAGAAACCTGTGATGATTCTTAAGGTGGACTTTGAAAAGGCCTACGATTCagtttcttggtcttttctgGATTACATGCTGTGCAGAATGGGTTTTTGTCCAAAATGGAGATCTTGGATATCAGCTTGCCTCCACTCAGCATCGATATCAATTTTGATAAATGGTAGCCCTTCTAAGGAGTTTAATCCTTCTAGGGGTTTGAGGCAAGGGGATCCCCTAGCTCCCTTGCTTTTCAATATTGTGGGTGAAGGTATTACTGGAATGATGAGACAAGCAGTCCATAAGAACCTTTATAGAAGCTTCTTGGTTGGGAAGAAGAAGGAACCTGTAAATATATTGCAGTATGCTGATGATACTGTTTTTGTAGGGGAGGCTGTGTGGGAGAACATTCAAGTTTTAAAGGCCTTATTAAGAGGTTATGAGCTAGTTTCTGGGTTAAGGATTAATTTTGCCAAAAGTCAGTTTGGGATTATAGGTGGTAGAGTTAATTGGGCTTTGGAAGCAGCTAATATCCTACATTGCAGACAGCTGGAGTATCCTTTCATCTATTTAGGCATACCTATTGGAGCTAATCCTTCAAGTCAGCTGGTGTGGGAGCCTCTCATCAATAAATTCAAGTCCAAACTAGCCAAATGGGCTCAAAGAGATATATCCATGGCTGGGAAGATCACTCTTATAAATTCTGTCCTTAATGCCCTTCCAACTTatcttctctccttttttagAATTCCTCAGAAGGTAGCCACAAAGTTGATCTCCCTCCAAAGGAATTTTCTGTGGGGTGGAGATAatgaccacaaaaaaattccttGGGTAAAATGGGATGATATCTGTTTGCCTAAGAATGATGGAGGCTTGGGGATAAAGGATATCTCCAAATTCAACATAGCTCTGATGGGTAGATGGATATGGGGCTTTGCGTCTGATCAGCAGCAGCCCTGGGTCAGAATTTTAACTTCAAAATATGGTGGTTGGTCTGAATTCCTGAATGGCTCTGACAAAAGGGGCTTTTCCCATTGGTGGAAAGATATTAGAAAGCTGTATCACCAAGAAGACTGTAgtatttttaaagacaatttgtCTTGGAAGGTTGGATGTGGGGAAAGTATCAAATTCTGGACTGATACTTGGTTAGGGGATCAATACAATCTGCAGCAGAAGTATCATCAGTTATTCCTTATAAGCAGACAGCAAAAGGATCATATTTCCCATATGGGCCATTTCAATCATAATATCTGGAATTGGGACCTGAGGTGGAGGAGGAATCTCTTTGATCATGAAAGTCTCTTGGCTGCTCAGTTTATGGAGGAGATCAGCTCTGTTCCTATTCAAAGACAGGTGAAAGATAACATGTTGTGGCTGGCTGAATCTAATGGTCAGTATTCTACTAGGTCTGCTTATAGCTTATGCATGAACACCACTTCAGCAAACCCTGATGGCAACATTTTTAAGGCAATATGGCAGCTGAATATCCCCCCCTGGGTGGCAATCTTCTGTTGGAGACTTCTTAGAAATAGGCTTCCTACCAAGGCTAACCTCCTAAGAAGAAGGGTCAGTATTCAGGAAGACACCTGTTCTTTATGTGGCTGTGCGCAAGAGGATGTGGGGCACTTGTTCTTCAACTGTAAAATGACAAATGTTCTATGGTGGGAATCTATGAGATGGGTTCGGGTAGTTGGTCCCCTTTCCATTAACCCAATTCATCATTTATACCAATTCTGTGAGGGGTTTGGATCGAATGTGAATTATAGTTCAAGATGTGGGTGGTGGATAGCCTTAACCATTTCTATATGGCAGCATAGGAATCAATTGATTTTCCAAGGAAAACCTTTTGATCCCTGTAAAGTCATGGATCATGCTATTTACTTAGCTTGGTCATGGTTAAAGGCTTATGATAAAGATTTCAGCATTAATTTCCATCACTGGTCTTCTAATATATCTACTTTTGTTGATTAGATGGGTTTGGgtctgaatttttttgttgagtTTGTGTGTTGTTTTGGAGGGTAGCACTCTGGTGCCTTGTAATTCTGCTCTTTGGTACCTCTGGTACTGGTTTACctattaatgatatatatatatttgcagccttccaaaaaaaaaaactgaatccTAAATTCATTACTGTAACTTTTGCGGATAGATAACCTACCTTCTTTTTGTAAAGAAGTATTTTACAGAAATAGACTTGGCAAACTACAGGTTCTCTTGATGTAGTTCCCTTTTGTTATGTGTTTTTCTTGATGTCCCCCGTGTttcgttgttttttttttctttttttctgatTAATATAAATTCCAGGTGATCTTATGATGGCTCAGGTAGGGGGTCCCAACATAGTTGTGATGTCCTACCTCGCTGCCATTCTTTAGTtcacctttaaaaaaaaagttcattacTGTAACAATTGGCTTCACAGCCGCACAGGTTCACCCAAAATCCTAATTTCATCTCATAAACTCCTACAGTCAATACCAGGGATTTAAACTAGCTGTTGGTGACGCTGAGTTGCAGAATAAAATTGCTCCTAAGAGACTCATTCCCATTAACATAGACTAGAAGTTTAGCACACATTAATTTCTTTGGGGAGGGGattgtaatttttcaaaatagagGGGAGTGTAATATAGTTTAATCGTCTCTTAGAAGAGGATGTAATTCACCCAACTTCATAGCATCCTGACATTGTCTAGTTACACTTTGTCCTGTTATGTGAAAGATTTTGGTATTATAGCACTTTTATTTAATCAAACTTCTGTCTCTTTGGGCTATGGAGGAACAGATTTAGGCTTTTCGACTTGGTACATTAGCTCTTATTTTGTTGCTTTAGTCTAAGAAACATTTTTAAGCCATagtatcttaaaattttattcgtAAATGTATCATCCATGACATCAGGTAAAAGAAGTTTGATTTGGTGTGTTTGTGTTGAATTAGATTAGactattatttcatttattctaCTGAATCCATTATAGTGTAAAGTGTTAAAAAGACCCTGTAGCACCGTATGCCTTTCTCATTTTAACCAGGTCCAGGATATTGTTTTTTTGTCTGCTGCTTATGATTGAGAATGCTGTTGTCGACAGGTTTGCTGCATCTGCCTGGCAAAGTATGAGAATAATGATGAGCTGAGAGAATTGCCTTGTTCTCATCTTTTCCACAAAGACTGCGTCGATAAATGGTTGAAGATAAATGCATTATGCCCTCTTTGCAAGAGTGATGTTGGTGAGAACTTAACAGGATCGGTCTCTGGAGAAGATGCCAGCCAACAACAGGGTGAGAGCAGGGTTGAGAATGGCCTCACGAATACCTCAGTCTAGTTGAGTTATATAGAAATATACAATTTGGATCCTCTCATTTTCCCCTTAGAACTGGAGAATCTCCTCTGGCAAGTTACGACGAGAGAGAAAGAACCAATCACCTATTTAGAAAAGCTGGTGAACCCTGCACAGGTAGTGGTGGGTAAACTAATCACATATTTATGAAACCGGTGGATCTTGCACAGGAAATGGTAGGTTCCTATGCAATAAACtgtatttttctctctcatgaCAAGAAGCTCGTCTTCTCAACGATAAGGAAATAATCTGAAGCCCCTTT
Proteins encoded in this window:
- the LOC114383565 gene encoding E3 ubiquitin-protein ligase At1g63170-like isoform X2 produces the protein MERSGSLNSSQHVIEIAGSADASTSSASHHDRHFNGTNVTQHEERISGARMPLSQPSVSATSVSNGSNSRNSSFIRRGDTRRNRSPVHSGLWISIELVLLLSQIVASIIVLSLSRHEHPRTPLFQWIIGYASGCAATLPLLYWRYYHHNHMQEQESSQSRQTSPRINDPSGTLLFSSRTNGGEDGQSAVASSRSNQPSLLMNRRMKTLVEYFKISLDCFFAVWFVVGNVWIFGGHSSANEAPNLYRLCIVFLAFSCIGYAMPFIFCSTICCCLPCIISILGVREDMSQNRGATSESINALPIYKFKMKKNKRNGNGNSAAAEGGVVAAGTEKEHVISGEDAVCCICLAKYENNDELRELPCSHLFHKDCVDKWLKINALCPLCKSDVGENLTGSVSGEDASQQQGESRVENGLTNTSV